From a region of the Helianthus annuus cultivar XRQ/B chromosome 5, HanXRQr2.0-SUNRISE, whole genome shotgun sequence genome:
- the LOC110940954 gene encoding F-box protein SKIP23, with protein sequence MSNSVDLSDLPPELLETIAKKLKVHKDYIRFRAVCRGFRDSVPKIPKHLPCQLPWLMLPRRTNQDPESNLRSFLSISDGKVHLINLPEDSDNHRRCGSSHGWLVMLDETPLISIVNPLTQCKQHLPPLSSFPNVISFAPGETGREYTIKTSDDDVYTCSSKEMRDSFIKKVVFSSSPSNEDADYYALAILNQTGDLAYCKKGDKRWKFIDDANSYCEDVVYYEDCFYAVSKHGTIAKCDVNGPTPDVLFLETQRQIGGDMQYLVNWKDELLLVTRYTELEFNMDQNKLDIVYKTSEFQVYKLVLNGLKWEGVSELDGHALFLGENSSIAFCASDFPGCKRDCIYFTDDYSEWNYDGANGNHDLGVYDLGNESLEALTCYPEEFYSGRRWPPPIWFTPSLH encoded by the coding sequence ATGTCGAATTCGGTGGATTTATCAGATTTACCACCGGAATTGCTCGAAACAATTGCGAAGAAACTGAAAGTTCATAAGGATTACATTCGATTCAGAGCCGTATGTAGAGGTTTTCGGGACTCAGTCCCTAAAATCCCTAAACATCTGCCATGTCAACTCCCATGGTTAATGCTTCCACGTAGAACGAATCAAGATCCCGAATCGAATCTCAGAAGCTTTTTAAGTATTTCCGATGGAAAAGTCCACCTGATTAACCTGCCTGAAGATTCGGACAATCACCGTCGTTGTGGATCTTCACATGGATGGCTTGTGATGCTTGATGAAACCCCTTTGATTTCCATCGTAAACCCGTTAACGCAATGTAAACAACACCTTCCACCATTGTCATCATTCCCAAATGTAATCAGTTTTGCACCTGGTGAAACTGGGAGAGAGTACACGATCAAGACTTCGGATGATGATGTGTATACATGTAGTTCGAAAGAAATGCGTGATTCTTTCATTAAAAAGGTGGTTTTTTCTTCGAGCCCGTCGAATGAGGATGCGGATTACTATGCATTAGCTATATTGAATCAAACTGGAGATCTTGCGTATTGTAAAAAGGGGGATAAAAGATGGAAGTTCATTGATGATGCGAATTCTTATTGTGAAGATGTGGTTTATTACGAGGATTGTTTTTATGCTGTGAGTAAACATGGGACGATTGCGAAATGTGATGTCAATGGGCCCACACCTGATGTGTTATTTCTCGAAACTCAAAGACAGATTGGTGGTGATATGCAGTATTTAGTGAACTGGAAAGATGAACTGTTGTTGGTGACTCGGTATACCGAGTTGGAATTCAATATGGATCAGAATAAGCTTGATATTGTGTATAAAACAAGTGAGTTTCAAGTGTATAAGCTCGTTTTGAACGGGCTAAAGTGGGAGGGTGTGAGTGAACTAGATGGACACGCGTTGTTTTTAGGGGAGAATTCTTCGATCGCGTTTTGTGCTTCTGATTTTCCTGGGTGTAAAAGGGATTGCATATATTTTACAGATGATTATTCAGAGTGGAATTATGATGGTGCTAATGGAAATCATGATTTGGGTGTTTATGATTTGGGAAACGAGAGTTTAGAAGCGTTGACTTGTTATCCTGAAGAATTCTATAGCGGGCGTCGATGGCCTCCTCCAATTTGGTTTACTCCAAGTTTACATTAA